One Candidatus Methylacidiphilales bacterium DNA segment encodes these proteins:
- a CDS encoding M3 family oligoendopeptidase — MPPSLQPYRPRLFLSPDCDLTSISSLEPILKKLQDQLSHAQTLSELESWFDFYSEVFSALDQVRTERYIAMTCDTSNTEAERLYLHFVEVIDPWLKPIHFQIKKQLTLHPLFSKLPPYYAVFTRSVQNAIRLFHPDNVPREAEIAKLSQKYQKIIGSITATFEGQELTLPQLSRILEEPDRSRRQASWEAASKARLQYADELETLFDSMLTLRKAIAHTAQFSDFRDYTFAAYERFDYTPQECLQFHDAIEKHFVPLARSLQAERQAALRLPSLRPWDLAVDPHSRPPIRPFHDTEELKQKTLRLFQKLDPRLAEFFQLLLTHSLTDLDNRKGKAPGGYQSTLEEARLPFIFMNAVGTQRDVETLLHEAGHAFHTLASRHQRLYPYRSAPIEFCEVASMSMELIALTHAEDFYATTEDFLRARRDHLEGIIKFFPWMATVDAFQHWIYTHPEHTVKERRQAWLTLLDRFGGIEDYTGYEEARATTWHRQLHIFEYPFYYVEYGIAQLGALQLWKHYLESPRDALDSYLYALSLGGSVPLPQLFNACGLRLDFSATAVIPVVETLKKTLSSFANPCLS; from the coding sequence ATGCCCCCTTCGCTACAACCCTATCGTCCAAGGCTATTCCTCAGCCCAGACTGTGATCTCACCTCGATCTCCTCACTAGAGCCCATTCTAAAAAAACTCCAAGACCAGCTTTCACATGCTCAGACCTTGTCTGAGCTCGAGTCATGGTTTGATTTCTATAGCGAAGTCTTCTCCGCTCTCGATCAAGTCCGCACGGAACGTTACATCGCTATGACGTGCGACACCTCAAACACAGAAGCTGAGCGACTCTACCTCCATTTTGTCGAAGTCATAGATCCTTGGCTCAAACCAATCCATTTCCAAATAAAAAAACAACTGACCCTTCATCCTTTATTCTCAAAGCTCCCCCCATATTACGCCGTCTTTACCCGCAGCGTTCAAAATGCCATCCGGCTTTTTCACCCAGACAATGTTCCTCGCGAGGCTGAAATTGCCAAACTCTCCCAAAAATATCAAAAAATCATCGGTTCCATCACCGCAACGTTTGAAGGACAAGAACTCACACTACCCCAACTCTCACGAATCCTCGAAGAACCTGATCGCTCTCGACGCCAAGCCTCATGGGAAGCCGCATCCAAAGCACGTCTCCAATATGCCGATGAACTCGAAACCCTCTTCGACTCCATGCTCACCCTACGCAAAGCCATCGCGCACACCGCCCAGTTCTCGGATTTCCGAGATTACACCTTTGCTGCCTATGAACGCTTCGACTATACCCCTCAAGAGTGCCTCCAATTTCACGATGCCATCGAAAAACACTTCGTCCCCCTTGCCCGATCGCTCCAGGCAGAACGCCAAGCAGCCCTTCGCCTCCCCTCCCTTCGACCCTGGGATCTCGCCGTCGATCCTCACTCTCGACCTCCTATTCGACCTTTCCACGACACGGAGGAGCTGAAACAAAAAACCCTGCGCCTCTTCCAAAAACTCGATCCCCGCCTAGCCGAATTCTTCCAGCTCCTCCTCACCCACTCCCTCACCGACCTTGACAACCGCAAAGGCAAAGCCCCCGGCGGCTACCAATCCACTCTCGAAGAAGCTCGACTACCTTTTATTTTCATGAATGCCGTCGGCACCCAACGCGACGTCGAAACTCTCCTCCACGAAGCCGGCCACGCCTTCCACACCCTCGCCTCCCGCCATCAACGCCTCTACCCCTACCGCTCCGCACCCATTGAATTCTGCGAAGTCGCCTCCATGAGCATGGAGCTCATCGCACTCACCCATGCAGAAGATTTCTACGCCACCACCGAAGACTTCCTCCGCGCTCGCCGCGACCACCTTGAAGGCATTATTAAATTTTTCCCTTGGATGGCCACCGTAGATGCTTTCCAACACTGGATCTACACACATCCCGAGCACACCGTTAAAGAACGTCGCCAAGCCTGGCTCACCCTTCTCGACCGCTTTGGCGGCATCGAAGATTACACCGGCTACGAAGAAGCGCGTGCCACCACCTGGCATCGCCAACTCCACATCTTTGAATACCCCTTCTACTACGTCGAATACGGCATCGCCCAACTCGGCGCACTCCAACTTTGGAAACACTATCTCGAATCTCCCCGCGATGCCCTCGATTCCTACCTCTACGCCCTAAGCCTAGGAGGCTCTGTCCCCCTCCCACAATTGTTCAACGCCTGTGGCCTGCGTCTAGATTTCTCTGCCACCGCAGTGATTCCCGTCGTAGAGACGCTCAAAAAAACGCTCTCCTCCTTCGCCAATCCCTGCCTGTCCTAA
- a CDS encoding DUF2237 domain-containing protein: MAQKNVLGTPLVTCSTDPLTGYLRDGYCCQAPFDHGMHTVCAVMTEEFLKFTASRGNDLTTPRPEFRFPGLKPGDRWCICLMRWIEALEAKVAPPIILEATHLSVTEFVDLEILKQYAHQSPSA, encoded by the coding sequence ATGGCGCAGAAAAATGTCCTTGGCACCCCACTTGTTACCTGCTCTACCGACCCCCTCACAGGTTATCTACGCGATGGCTATTGCTGCCAAGCCCCATTTGACCACGGCATGCACACAGTGTGTGCAGTGATGACTGAAGAATTTCTGAAATTCACCGCATCACGCGGAAATGACCTCACCACACCGCGCCCCGAGTTTCGTTTTCCCGGCCTTAAACCCGGCGATCGGTGGTGTATCTGCCTGATGCGCTGGATAGAGGCCCTCGAAGCCAAAGTTGCACCGCCCATCATTCTGGAAGCCACCCATCTCTCCGTGACGGAATTTGTCGACCTCGAAATTTTAAAGCAATACGCTCATCAATCTCCCTCTGCCTAA